The Tursiops truncatus isolate mTurTru1 chromosome 6, mTurTru1.mat.Y, whole genome shotgun sequence genome includes a window with the following:
- the ACTL7B gene encoding actin-like protein 7B, giving the protein MATRNSPSPKPVGTAQGDPGEAGTLPGPEAGSRDTSSSTQLKMKPKKVHKIKALIIDLGSQYCKCGYAGEPRPTYFISSTVGKRCSEAADAGDTRKEVYVGHELLTMEAPLKLINPLKHGIVVDWDCVQNIWEYIFHTAMKIFPEEHAVLVSDPPLSPNSNREKYAELMFETFGIPAMHVTSQSLLSIYSYGKTSGLVVESGHGVSHVVPISEGNVLPGLTRRADYAGSNLTSYLLQLLNAAGHKFTDDHLHIIEHIKKKCCYSALKPEEELGLCLEDLRVDYELPDGKLITIGQERFQCAEMLFKPTLVGSDQPGLPELTAACLNHCQEAGFKEEMAANVLLCGGCTMLDGFPERFQRELSLLCPGDSPTVAAAPERKTSVWTGGSILASLQAFQQLWVSKEEFEERGSEAIYSKC; this is encoded by the coding sequence ATGGCGACGAGGAACAGCCCTAGCCCCAAGCCCGTGGGCACGGCTCAGGGGGACCCTGGAGAGGCAGGCACGCTGCCAGGTCCTGAGGCTGGCAGCCGGGACACAAGTTCATCCACTCAGCTGAAGATGAAGCCCAAGAAGGTGCATAAGATCAAGGCACTCATCATTGACCTGGGCTCCCAGTACTGTAAGTGTGGCTATGCGGGTGAGCCGAGGCCCACCTACTTCATCTCCTCCACTGTGGGCAAGCGCTGCTCGGAGGCGGCTGATGCTGGTGACACCCGCAAGGAGGTCTACGTGGGCCACGAGCTGCTCACCATGGAGGCGCCTCTGAAGCTGATTAACCCGCTAAAACACGGCATTGTGGTGGACTGGGACTGCGTCCAGAACATCTGGGAGTACATCTTCCACACAGCCATGAAGATCTTCCCCGAGGAGCATGCTGTGCTGGTCTCCGACCCCCCACTCAGCCCCAACAGCAACCGCGAGAAGTATGCAGAGCTCATGTTCGAGACCTTTGGCATCCCTGCCATGCATGTGACCTCCCAGTCGTTGCTGTCCATCTACTCCTATGGCAAGACCTCCGGGCTGGTGGTGGAGAGTGGGCACGGCGTCTCACACGTGGTGCCCATCTCCGAGGGCAACGTGCTACCAGGCCTGACGAGGCGTGCCGACTATGCCGGCAGCAACCTCACTAGCTACCTGCTGCAGCTGCTCAACGCCGCCGGCCACAAGTTCACGGACGACCACCTGCACATCATCGAGCACATCAAGAAGAAGTGCTGCTACTCGGCACTCAAGCCAGAGGAGGAGCTTGGCCTGTGCCTGGAGGATCTGCGTGTGGACTATGAGCTCCCCGACGGCAAGCTCATCACCATCGGCCAGGAGCGCTTTCAGTGCGCCGAGATGCTCTTCAAGCCCACCTTGGTGGGCAGCGACCAGCCTGGTCTCCCCGAGCTCACGGCCGCCTGCCTGAACCACTGCCAGGAGGCGGGCTTCAAGGAGGAGATGGCAGCCAACGTGCTGCTGTGTGGCGGCTGCACCATGCTGGATGGCTTCCCAGAGCGCTTCCAGAGGGAGCTGAGCCTCCTCTGCCCCGGGGACAGCCCCACAGTGGCTGCTGCTCCCGAGAGGAAGACCTCCGTGTGGACCGGCGGCTCCATCCTGGCCTCCCTGCAGGCCTTCCAGCAGCTTTGGGTCAGCAAGGAAGAGTTCGAGGAGCGGGGCAGTGAAGCCATCTACAGCAAGTGCTGA
- the ACTL7A gene encoding actin-like protein 7A yields the protein MGEQASLQTQVLQTASLKDGPAKRAVRVRRNHSEPEEPTKSPVVNNKSKLESTKAVVVDLGTGYCKCGFAGLPKPTHVISSTVGKPYMETAKTGDNRKETFVGQELVNPEVRLKLINPLRHGIIVDWDTVQDIWDYLFRQEMKIAPEKHAVLVSDPPLSPHTNREKYAEMLFETFKTPAMHIAYQSRLSMYSYGRTSGLVVEVGHGVSYVVPIYEGYPLPSITGRLDYAGSDLTTYLMGLMNNSGKHFTEDQLGIVEDIKKKCCFVALDPTEEKKVPATEHTIQYTLPDGQEIYLRQERFLCSEMFFKPSLIKSMQLGLHTQTVSCLNKCDIALKRDLMGNILLCGGSSMLSGFPNRLQKELNSMCPNDTPQVNVLPERDTAVWTGGSILASLQSFQPLWVHRFEYEEHGPFFLYRRCF from the coding sequence ATGGGTGAACAGGCCTCCCTGCAGACACAGGTCCTCCAGACTGCCTCCTTAAAGGACGGCCCAGCGAAGCGGGCAGTGCGGGTTCGCCGTAACCATTCAGAGCCGGAAGAACCTACAAAATCACCTGTGGTCAATAATAAGTCCAAGCTAGAGTCGACCAAAGCAGTGGTCGTGGACCTTGGCACGGGCTACTGTAAATGTGGCTTTGCCGGGCTGCCAAAGCCCACCCACGTGATCTCATCCACAGTGGGCAAACCCTACATGGAGACGGCCAAAACCGGGGACAATCGCAAGGAGACATTCGTGGGGCAGGAGCTTGTCAACCCAGAGGTTCGTCTCAAGCTAATTAATCCTCTGCGACATGGCATCATCGTGGACTGGGATACAGTGCAGGATATCTGGGACTATCTCTTCCGTCAAGAGATGAAGATTGCCCCAGAGAAGCACGCGGTCTTGGTTTCAGACCCACCCCTGAGCCCACACACCAATAGAGAGAAGTATGCTGAAATGCTGTTTGAGACCTTCAAAACTCCCGCAATGCATATCGCCTACCAGTCCCGCCTGTCCATGTACTCCTACGGAAGGACCTCCGGCCTGGTTGTGGAGGTCGGCCACGGTGTGTCCTACGTAGTTCCCATCTACGAGGGCTATCCTTTGCCCAGCATCACTGGACGGCTGGACTATGCGGGTTCTGACCTGACAACCTACTTGATGGGCCTGATGAACAATTCGGGGAAACACTTCACTGAGGACCAGCTGGGCATTGTGGAGGACATCAAGAAGAAATGCTGCTTTGTGGCCCTGGACCCCACTGAAGAGAAGAAAGTCCCAGCTACTGAGCATACGATCCAGTACACCCTGCCGGATGGGCAGGAGATATACCTGCGCCAGGAAAGGTTCCTCTGCTCAGAAATGTTCTTCAAGCCTTCTCTGATCAAGTCCATGCAGCTGGGCCTCCACACACAGACAGTGTCCTGCCTTAACAAGTGTGACATCGCCCTCAAACGAGACCTCATGGGGAATATCCTACTCTGTGGGGGGAGCAGCATGCTCAGTGGTTTCCCTAACCGTCTGCAGAAGGAGCTGAACAGCATGTGTCCTAATGACACCCCCCAGGTAAACGTGTTGCCCGAAAGAGACACTGCGGTGTGGACGGGTGGCTCCATCCTAGCATCGCTTCAGAGCT